A region from the Canis lupus dingo isolate Sandy chromosome X, ASM325472v2, whole genome shotgun sequence genome encodes:
- the ARSH gene encoding arylsulfatase H, which translates to MKQLFYNWTCRLSLWLCCWLGGLSAGFMTRNSRPNIVLLMADDLGVGDLCCYGNNTVSTPNIDRLASEGVRLTQHLAAASVCTPSRAAFLTGRYPIRSGMASPYNLNRGLTWLGGSGGLPTNETTFAKLLQHYGYRTGLIGKWHQGLSCASRNDHCYHPLNHGFDYFYGLPFGLLSDCQASRTPELHRWLRIKLWISTAVLSLVPLLLLIPKYARWFVVPWKVILTFALLAFLFFISWYSSYGFTRRWNCILMRNHEIIQQPMREERVASLMLKEALAFIDRYKRGPFLLFVSFLHVHTPLITKDKFVGHSKYGLYGDNVEEMDWMVGRILETLDQERLTNHTLVYFTSDNGGRLEVQEGEVQLGGSNGIYKGGQGMGGWEGGIRVPGIFRWPTVLQAGKVINEPTSLMDIYPTLSYIGGGMLPQDRVIDGRNLMPLLEGRVSHSDHEFLFHYCGVYLHTARWHQKDCATVWKAHYVTPKFSPDGAGACYGSGICPCSGDVTYHDPPLLFDVSRDPSETRPLNPDNEALFDSVVKKIEAAIKEHRRTLTPVPQQFSVFNTLWKPWLQPCCGTFPFCGCDKEDDILSTAW; encoded by the exons ATGAAGCAGCTGTTCTATAACTG GACCTGCCGGCTGTCGCTGTGGCTGTGCTGTTGGTTGGGGGGCCTGAGCGCAGGCTTCATGACCAGAAACTCCAGGCCCAACATTGTGCTGCTGATGGCGGACGACCTGGGGGTAGGGGATCTGTGCTGCTACGGTAATAACACAGTGAG CACACCCAATATCGACCGCCTGGCAAGCGAAGGCGTGAGGCTCACCCAGCACCTGGCAGCTGCCTCCGTATGCACCCCGAGTCGAGCTGCCTTCCTGACAGGGAGGTACCCCATCAGATCAG GAATGGCGTCTCCCTACAACCTGAACCGCGGGCTCACCTGGCTTGGAGGCTCGGGCGGTCTGCCCACCAATGAAACGACCTTTGCCAAGCTGCTGCAGCACTACGGCTACCGCACGGGCCTCATAG GCAAATGGCACCAGGGTTTGAGCTGTGCCTCTCGGAATGATCACTGCTACCACCCCCTCAACCATGGGTTCGACTATTTCTACGGGCTGCCCTTTGGCCTCCTAAGCGATTGCCAGGCCTCCAGGACGCCGGAGCTCCACCGCTGGCTCCGGATCAAACTTTGGATCTCCACGGCCGTGCTCAGCCTCGTCCCCCTGCTGCTCCTCATCCCCAAGTACGCCCGCTGGTTCGTGGTTCCGTGGAAGGTCATCCTCACCTTCGCTCTCCTCgcctttctgtttttcatttcctggTACTCCAGTTACGGGTTTACTCGGCGTTGGAACTGCATTCTTATGAGAAACCATGAAATCATCCAGCAGCCAATGCGGGAGGAAAGAGTGGCTTCACTCATGCTGAAGGAGGCCCTTGCCTTTATCGACAG GTACAAACGCGGCCCCTTCCTGCTCTTTGTGTCTTTCCTGCACGTCCACACTCCGCTGATCACCAAAGACAAGTTTGTGGGGCACAGCAAGTACGGTCTCTACGGGGATAACGTCGAAGAAATGGATTGGATGGTGG gtaggatcctggagaccctggaccaGGAGCGCCTGACCAATCACACACTGGTGTACTTTACCTCAGACAACGGGGGTCGCCTGGAGGTGCAAGAAGGCGAGGTCCAGCTGGGTGGCTCCAACGGCATCTACAAAG GTGGGCAAGGGATGGGCGGATGGGAAGGCGGCATTCGTGTCCCAGGAATATTCCGGTGGCCGACAGTCCTGCAGGCTGGGAAAGTGATTAACGAACCCACGAGCCTAATGGACATTTACCCAACACTGTCTTACATAGGCGGAGGGATGTTGCCCCAGGACAG agTCATCGATGGCCGGAACCTAATGCCCCTGCTGGAAGGCAGAGTGTCCCACTCGGACCATGAGTTCCTCTTCCACTACTGTGGGGTCTACCTTCATACAGCCAGGTGGCATCAGAAGGACT GTGCAACCGTGTGGAAGGCCCATTACGTGACTCCCAAATTCTCCCCCGATGGAGCTGGCGCCTGCTATGGAAGCGGAATATGTCCGTGTTCTGGAGATGTCACCTACCACGACCCTCCGCTGCTCTTTGACGTCTCAAGAGACCCTTCTGAGACCCGACCCCTAAACCCTGACAACGAAGCATTATTTGACTCAGTGGTCAAGAAAATCGAGGCGGCCATAAAAGAGCATCGCAGGACACTCACACCTGTCCCACAGCAGTTCTCAGTGTTCAACACCCTTTGGAAACCATGGCTGCAGCCCTGCTGTGGGACTTTCCCCTTTTGTGGGTGTGATAAAGAAGATGACATCCTATCCACTGCTTGGTGA